The following proteins are co-located in the Oryzias melastigma strain HK-1 linkage group LG8, ASM292280v2, whole genome shotgun sequence genome:
- the foxj1a gene encoding forkhead box protein J1-A, with amino-acid sequence MLSLSCADPWPEGSVVLEEEVVTAAAQAEERDACISSSCGSDNLDDSLTSLQWLQDFSILGANVPQHAHQQPHLFGQQLGADAPASPLAGDPASMGMPLTPGKPTAAAYSRMQPLTGVVTHGLCPDADYRTDARVKPPFSYATLICMAMQASKKSKITLSCIYKWITDNFCYYRHADPTWQNSIRHNLSLNKCFIKVPRQKDEPGKGGFWKIDPQYAERLLSGSYKKRRMPPVQINPALQSRLHINLQPGSRTACTLRDGLDVSPQAQGLKEELEEVTIADQSWNPRLAEGTMLGAWPVVRGRGGQKRKQFGSRGAAKVPRCSSSPLLCSEEQKEVGPLKGDFDWDALLDSALSGELSLDEEGPLSPILTGRGGQVSGGEAPEGTTASPRRNGSDFDEETFLATAFLETPWPGEEEEEQSQGDFLCNSNLDQLFDLGDSLHPGGQMDPLL; translated from the exons ATGCTGTCTCTGAGCTGCGCAGACCCCTGGCCCGAGGGCTCGGTggtgctggaggaggaggtggtgacCGCCGCGGCGCAGGCGGAGGAGCGGGACGCCtgcatcagcagcagctgcGGCTCCGACAACCTGGACGACAGCCTGACCAGCCTGCAGTGGCTGCAGGACTTCTCCATCCTCGGTGCCAACGTGCCTCAGCACGCGCACCAGCAGCCGCACCTCTTCGGGCAGCAGCTGGGGGCGGACGCGCCGGCCTCCCCCTTGGCCGGAGACCCCGCGTCCATGGGGATGCCCCTGACCCCGGGGAAGCCCACAGCCGCGGCCTACAGCCGGATGCAGCCGCTGACCGGCGTCGTGACGCACGGACTGTGCCCGGACGCGGATTACAGGACGGACGCGCGCGTCAAGCCCCCCTTCTCCTACGCCACGCTCATCTGCATGGCGATGCAGGCCAGCAAGAAGAGCAAGATCACGCTGTCCtgcatctacaagtggatcacAGACAACTTCTGCTACTACCGCCACGCGGACCCCACCTGGCAG AACTCCATCCGGCACAACCTGTCGCTGAACAAGTGCTTCATCAAAGTCCCGCGGCAGAAGGACGAGCCAGGCAAAGGGGGCTTCTGGAAGATCGACCCTCAGTACGCCGAGCGCCTCCTCAGTGGCTCCTACAAGAAGAGGCGGATGCCCCCGGTCCAGATCAACCCCGCCCTGCAGAGCCGACTCCACATCAACCTGCAGCCGGGCTCCAGAACCGCCTGCACCCTCAGGGACGGCCTGGACGTCAGCCCACAGGCCCAGGGCCtcaaggaggagctggaggaggtgacCATCGCTGACCAGAGCTGGAACCCCCGTCTGGCTGAGGGGACGATGCTGGGGGCCTGGCCGGTGGTGAGAGGAAGAGGGGGGCAGAAGAGGAAGCAGTTCGGATCCAGAGGCGCTGCCAAAGTCCCCCGGTGCTCCAGTTCCCCCCTGCTGTGCAGCGAGGAGCAGAAGGAGGTGGGACCCCTGAAGGGCGACTTCGACTGGGACGCCCTGCTGGACTCGGCGCTCAGCGGCGAGCTCAGCCTGGATGAAGAGGGGCCTCTGAGCCCCATCCTGACAGGGAGGGGGGGCCAGGTTTCCGGTGGCGAGGCCCCTGAGGGGACGACGGCCAGTCCGAGGAGGAACGGGTCTGACTTTGATGAGGAGACCTTCCTCGCCACCGCTTTCCTGGAGACTCCCTGGccaggagaggaagaggaggagcaaagTCAGGGCGACTTCCTGTGCAACTCCAACCTGGATCAGCTGTTTGACCTGGGAGACTCTTTACATCCCGGCGGGCAGATGGACCCCCTCCTCTGA